The following coding sequences are from one Formosa haliotis window:
- a CDS encoding sulfatase-like hydrolase/transferase, whose product MKFLKNYISVFVLLCFNIFSSVAQNAPNILWIITDDHRPDAISAYNLATRGQKNSVLGYVSSPNIDKLASEGVLFTNAFTNSPACGPSRGSLISGRYPFRAGHYGFELTHQNPDFVKPSLGQTLQQKGYGTAQFGKTGEYIYKWEGKPSFSNAKHYEFIVHFKHDLQKNGIGDLWGKNPLEMVNGQARYTGTIESVKRPNGTIESYFSERNDGIISEADIKKRQDIENEFEILRSYTRSNPNLIIGGLNPMPANKTIDAMIVQEFNNYLKMKIALM is encoded by the coding sequence ATGAAATTTTTAAAAAATTATATTTCCGTATTTGTTTTATTATGTTTTAATATTTTTTCAAGTGTGGCACAAAACGCGCCCAATATTCTTTGGATTATTACCGACGATCATAGGCCAGATGCCATTTCTGCTTACAATTTAGCAACTAGAGGACAGAAAAATAGTGTCTTGGGGTATGTTTCATCTCCCAATATAGATAAGTTAGCTAGCGAAGGCGTGTTGTTTACAAACGCCTTTACAAACTCGCCTGCTTGTGGCCCATCTCGAGGCTCGTTAATTAGTGGGCGTTATCCTTTTAGAGCCGGGCATTATGGCTTTGAATTAACGCATCAAAATCCAGATTTTGTAAAGCCATCACTTGGGCAAACTTTACAGCAAAAAGGATATGGTACCGCTCAGTTCGGAAAAACAGGTGAGTATATATACAAATGGGAAGGTAAACCAAGCTTTTCCAATGCTAAGCATTATGAATTTATCGTACACTTTAAACACGATTTACAAAAAAATGGTATTGGCGACCTTTGGGGTAAGAACCCTTTAGAAATGGTTAATGGTCAGGCAAGGTATACAGGAACCATCGAAAGTGTAAAAAGGCCTAATGGTACTATTGAAAGTTATTTTTCCGAAAGAAATGATGGTATTATTAGTGAAGCAGATATTAAGAAAAGACAAGACATCGAAAACGAATTTGAAATTTTAAGATCTTACACCCGTTCTAACCCCAATTTAATTATTGGAGGTCTCAATCCAATGCCAGCCAACAAAACGATAGATGCTATGATTGTGCAAGAGTTTAACAACTACTTAAAAATGAAAATAGCACTTATGTAA
- a CDS encoding Ig-like domain-containing protein, giving the protein MQDAHPSRALITDINGDHIDDIILYGPLSIWKGNGDFTFKEVTAKMLKDLPEYKQIMALADVDIDNDGDLDLYLARGLEFEGGKGETPSLDSDPVNKEMALKTRGYKGVDAFEFIGDNKIKLHNYYYLAQGDYRGKTYPIFLGENKKEALIPSGQDFEIDSKTAQGWPEDISADGFYIGAIGENKWKAALVRNGDLFWSYRFSLSGVEAVMPEFVPQNRNVQDILLRNDNGVFTDVSEAYNIQPGGNSLGVTVGDFNNDSYQDIFVYRWGFIGSRTSDYMLLNTGNGAFETVTMHGANAIGDAGNGDMGQAFDFDLDGGLDLLNGSEGGMWYLYANKNPGSGNYALVRVGYAPKSNIDAISAEVIVKTANHEYRKRVGSAGEVFSQSLLNMVHFGLGTETKIESVTVRWRNGETVVFNNKAANGIIDTNKLDPEGVVIVNNVSEIRKGTSMPLTIKASPKNANQEVQWVSSNPEVLKVGIDGVVEAVGNIGEKATITATSTANGLKASKEISIVDWYAQPIETIVLSEAQVTLFENESLQLETTLNPKYADNQNLVWESSHPEVATVDDLGKVKAQKAGKTKITVASAENPKVSAHTMINVEAFVKPFIKLLNKEKFNSFNVGDNITVEAEYHAGSGHKVINADEGGVRLWLRHFKNEWVPIKDVVFVDETALNKVSGKAVKTFSLKGLTPTKDLPEGQFYMLRATFTSSDGIMYNDQVYPLVIK; this is encoded by the coding sequence ATTCAAGATGCACATCCTTCGCGTGCTTTAATAACCGATATTAATGGCGATCACATTGATGATATCATTTTATACGGCCCATTGTCTATTTGGAAAGGTAATGGCGATTTCACCTTTAAAGAGGTTACTGCTAAAATGTTAAAGGACCTTCCTGAATACAAGCAAATTATGGCACTTGCAGATGTAGATATCGATAATGATGGCGATTTAGATTTGTATTTAGCTCGCGGACTAGAATTTGAAGGCGGAAAAGGCGAAACACCCTCGTTAGACAGCGATCCTGTAAATAAAGAAATGGCACTTAAAACCAGAGGTTATAAAGGCGTTGATGCTTTTGAGTTTATTGGCGACAATAAAATTAAACTTCACAACTACTATTACTTAGCGCAAGGCGATTATAGAGGAAAAACCTATCCTATTTTTTTAGGTGAAAACAAAAAAGAAGCTCTAATACCTTCGGGTCAAGATTTCGAAATTGATAGCAAAACGGCTCAAGGTTGGCCAGAAGATATTTCGGCTGATGGTTTTTATATTGGAGCCATAGGCGAAAACAAATGGAAAGCAGCTTTGGTTAGAAATGGCGATTTATTCTGGTCGTATCGATTTAGTTTGTCTGGTGTAGAAGCTGTAATGCCCGAATTTGTACCTCAAAATAGAAATGTTCAGGATATTTTACTTAGGAATGATAATGGGGTGTTTACAGATGTTTCTGAAGCTTATAACATCCAGCCCGGAGGGAATTCTTTAGGGGTTACTGTGGGAGATTTTAACAACGATAGTTACCAAGATATATTTGTGTACCGTTGGGGCTTTATTGGGTCTAGAACTTCCGATTATATGTTGCTAAACACAGGGAATGGCGCTTTTGAAACCGTTACCATGCACGGCGCCAATGCTATTGGTGATGCTGGAAATGGCGATATGGGACAGGCTTTCGACTTCGATTTAGATGGTGGTTTAGACCTGCTAAATGGTAGTGAAGGCGGTATGTGGTATTTGTATGCGAATAAAAATCCGGGTAGCGGTAATTATGCTTTAGTACGTGTTGGTTATGCCCCAAAATCGAATATCGATGCCATTTCTGCTGAGGTTATTGTAAAGACTGCAAATCACGAATACCGTAAACGCGTAGGCTCGGCTGGCGAAGTGTTTTCTCAAAGTTTATTAAATATGGTACATTTTGGTTTAGGGACTGAAACTAAAATAGAAAGCGTAACCGTGAGATGGCGAAATGGTGAAACGGTTGTGTTTAATAATAAGGCGGCTAACGGCATAATCGATACGAATAAATTAGATCCAGAAGGGGTGGTTATAGTTAATAATGTTTCCGAAATAAGAAAGGGTACTTCCATGCCATTAACAATAAAAGCTTCACCTAAAAACGCCAATCAAGAGGTGCAATGGGTTTCCAGTAATCCAGAGGTTTTAAAAGTTGGAATAGATGGCGTAGTTGAAGCTGTTGGGAACATCGGTGAGAAAGCGACAATTACAGCAACAAGTACGGCTAATGGTTTAAAGGCTTCAAAAGAAATAAGTATTGTTGATTGGTATGCGCAACCTATTGAAACGATTGTTTTATCTGAAGCGCAGGTTACTTTGTTTGAGAATGAATCCTTGCAATTGGAAACAACATTAAATCCGAAATACGCCGATAATCAAAATTTAGTTTGGGAAAGTAGTCATCCTGAAGTAGCTACAGTTGATGACTTAGGAAAGGTAAAGGCTCAAAAAGCAGGCAAAACTAAAATTACTGTAGCTTCGGCTGAAAACCCTAAAGTTAGCGCTCATACTATGATAAACGTGGAGGCTTTTGTGAAACCTTTTATTAAGCTTTTGAATAAAGAAAAATTCAACAGCTTTAATGTCGGAGATAACATTACTGTTGAAGCCGAATATCACGCGGGGTCTGGACATAAAGTTATAAATGCCGATGAAGGTGGTGTGCGTTTGTGGTTGCGTCATTTTAAAAATGAATGGGTGCCTATTAAAGACGTGGTTTTCGTTGATGAAACTGCACTTAACAAAGTGTCTGGTAAAGCTGTAAAAACCTTTTCTCTTAAAGGTTTAACACCAACAAAAGATTTGCCAGAAGGTCAATTCTATATGTTGCGCGCAACCTTTACATCCAGCGATGGCATCATGTATAATGATCAGGTTTATCCTTTAGTAATTAAATAG
- a CDS encoding FG-GAP repeat domain-containing protein gives MLLDNLNISKSGLQKVNALIEFKELGDVNFKLSLRDAEMTIHKIIVEDAGNLEIPKFTDISEAAGLDRVNSIKYGGPSIADINQDGYYDFIVNNHNQESSKLYWNNGDGTVTKHSQNLARWYMHDLHGTALGDYDNDGDLDLVVTQGGGNGANPSIANYYKNDYSNFIRFTGDVGITRGARGRGARWADYDLDGDLDLMLVNEEGLKRKNHSISFMKI, from the coding sequence TTGCTTTTAGATAATTTAAATATTTCAAAATCTGGGCTTCAAAAAGTAAATGCTTTAATTGAATTTAAAGAATTGGGAGACGTAAATTTCAAACTTTCGCTTAGAGATGCCGAAATGACCATTCATAAAATAATTGTAGAGGATGCTGGAAACCTTGAGATTCCTAAGTTTACAGATATCAGTGAAGCTGCAGGACTGGATCGTGTGAATTCTATAAAATATGGCGGACCTTCCATAGCCGATATTAATCAAGATGGTTATTACGATTTTATAGTGAACAACCACAACCAAGAATCAAGTAAACTGTATTGGAATAATGGTGACGGCACAGTAACAAAACACAGTCAAAATCTCGCCCGTTGGTACATGCACGATTTGCATGGTACTGCGCTTGGAGATTATGATAATGATGGCGATTTAGATTTAGTCGTTACCCAAGGTGGTGGAAATGGAGCGAACCCTTCCATTGCCAATTATTATAAAAATGATTACTCTAATTTTATTCGATTTACAGGCGATGTTGGTATTACCCGTGGCGCTAGGGGGAGAGGTGCACGTTGGGCAGATTACGATTTGGATGGCGATTTAGATTTAATGTTGGTGAATGAAGAAGGTTTAAAAAGGAAAAACCACAGCATTTCTTTTATGAAAATTTAG
- a CDS encoding family 16 glycosylhydrolase, with protein sequence MKPLNLILIKPFFVMLLLVFCTTCSSNDSHDEDTEIKDEDTTIPEENEVPFLPSPEDGKSWTIQPNVSNEFNADEGKASEAFTNNWQDSFFNGWTGPGITRYMPEQSSIVDGELVFKANIDGNTIKTGCISSKEKAVYPLYMEVRVKLSESVLSSAVWMLSDDSTEEIDNLEAFGAKSSDYFSKRLHLSHHVFIRDPFQDYQPEGLETWYADGKNTVWSDEYHNYGVLWEDPWSLSYYVDGKMVRKTPVDEIDPKNFTNGNGLTKPMHMIISAAAQSWRSSESQGDGAIDFLTDPTVTNEEKTIMKVDWIRVYKPE encoded by the coding sequence ATGAAACCATTAAATTTAATTTTAATAAAACCTTTTTTCGTTATGCTGCTTTTAGTCTTTTGTACGACATGTAGTTCTAATGATTCCCATGATGAAGACACAGAGATAAAAGACGAAGATACCACCATTCCAGAAGAAAATGAAGTGCCATTTTTGCCTAGCCCTGAAGATGGAAAATCATGGACTATTCAACCAAATGTCTCGAATGAATTCAATGCCGATGAAGGAAAAGCATCTGAAGCATTTACGAATAACTGGCAAGATTCATTTTTTAATGGCTGGACGGGTCCTGGTATAACAAGATACATGCCTGAGCAATCCTCAATTGTTGATGGCGAATTAGTATTTAAAGCAAATATAGACGGAAACACAATAAAAACTGGTTGTATTAGCTCAAAAGAAAAAGCCGTATACCCGTTATATATGGAAGTTCGTGTAAAACTTAGTGAATCGGTTTTGTCTTCTGCAGTTTGGATGTTAAGCGATGATTCTACAGAGGAAATAGATAATTTAGAAGCTTTTGGAGCTAAAAGCAGCGATTACTTCTCTAAAAGATTACATTTAAGTCATCATGTATTTATTAGAGATCCTTTTCAAGATTATCAACCAGAAGGCCTAGAAACTTGGTATGCCGACGGAAAAAATACAGTTTGGTCCGACGAGTACCACAATTATGGTGTGTTATGGGAAGATCCTTGGTCGTTATCGTATTATGTAGACGGGAAAATGGTTAGAAAAACACCGGTAGATGAAATTGATCCTAAAAATTTTACCAATGGTAATGGGTTAACCAAACCTATGCACATGATTATTAGTGCAGCAGCTCAATCTTGGAGATCTAGCGAAAGTCAAGGCGATGGTGCTATAGATTTCTTAACCGATCCTACAGTAACCAACGAAGAAAAAACCATTATGAAAGTAGACTGGATTCGTGTGTATAAACCAGAATAG
- a CDS encoding SwmB domain-containing protein translates to MKTYKNIVKVLCIAALGFTACNDDNDIHLEEPSQRVIYTSQMDFENKVEVGNYITFGDVSPGVISRTWTFPENITNVQGNQSSEDIVKAYFYEPGVYDVKLHQVFKNDAYVDENLMGKELDTTIVVNILNPLSINITANYINPDGTLGAALNFAEGAENIIEASRSVRYTYNIVGEPETTTWHFEGGTPLAVENTETVDVKYRKMGTFGLDLLAKRDRPFGEAIESYENVITVIASTDPVTLDATYNFEDAIALEFSREMDPESLNPSDFSVTITNGETVLNPMVASASVDAIEGNRVLLTLANESTYNDDQVTVSYTPGTLQTLDGVAVDALTDVPMVFRGENLFNNGIVDYGFENTMSTDWVYQWWGTPWDKYKFNISTAQAYDGDKSGYVVVDAGGGMIIGQVDSAGEKASFTVKAGQAYELGVWVYVESLGQILPDALPPDVRFYWAPATDWSVGGNPTFTADYAVGEWVYSSQIVEFAEAGPTTISIRANNQNNPQELKFYMDNLTLIEANLRP, encoded by the coding sequence ATGAAAACATATAAAAATATAGTTAAAGTTCTGTGTATAGCCGCACTAGGTTTTACGGCATGTAACGACGATAACGACATACACTTGGAGGAGCCTAGCCAACGTGTTATTTATACCAGCCAAATGGATTTTGAGAATAAGGTTGAAGTGGGCAATTATATAACTTTTGGTGATGTATCACCAGGTGTAATTTCCCGTACTTGGACCTTCCCAGAAAACATAACTAACGTACAAGGTAATCAGTCATCAGAAGATATTGTTAAGGCCTATTTTTACGAACCAGGAGTGTACGATGTGAAATTACATCAAGTCTTTAAAAATGATGCTTATGTAGATGAAAATCTAATGGGTAAAGAATTAGATACTACAATAGTCGTTAATATTTTAAATCCTTTAAGTATTAATATTACAGCAAATTATATCAATCCTGACGGAACTTTAGGTGCCGCATTAAATTTTGCAGAGGGTGCAGAGAACATTATAGAAGCAAGCCGCTCTGTTCGTTATACCTATAACATTGTAGGTGAACCAGAAACCACAACATGGCATTTTGAAGGGGGTACACCATTAGCTGTAGAAAACACAGAAACGGTTGATGTAAAGTACCGCAAAATGGGGACTTTTGGACTGGATTTATTAGCGAAAAGAGACCGTCCTTTTGGAGAAGCTATAGAAAGCTATGAAAATGTTATAACTGTAATAGCGTCGACAGATCCTGTTACTTTAGATGCCACTTATAATTTTGAAGATGCTATTGCATTGGAGTTTAGTAGAGAAATGGATCCTGAATCCTTAAATCCATCAGATTTCTCAGTAACCATTACTAACGGAGAAACAGTATTAAACCCAATGGTGGCAAGTGCATCTGTAGATGCTATAGAAGGAAACCGTGTTTTACTAACCTTGGCAAATGAATCAACTTATAATGACGATCAAGTAACCGTTTCTTATACACCGGGTACTTTACAAACCTTAGATGGAGTTGCTGTAGACGCTTTAACAGATGTTCCTATGGTGTTTAGAGGAGAGAATTTATTTAATAATGGTATAGTGGATTACGGATTTGAGAATACGATGTCTACAGACTGGGTATACCAATGGTGGGGAACACCTTGGGATAAATATAAATTTAATATTAGTACAGCGCAAGCTTACGATGGTGATAAAAGTGGATACGTTGTGGTAGATGCTGGAGGAGGAATGATTATTGGCCAGGTAGATAGTGCAGGAGAAAAAGCATCGTTCACGGTTAAAGCTGGGCAAGCTTATGAATTAGGTGTTTGGGTATATGTAGAATCTTTAGGTCAAATATTACCAGATGCATTACCTCCAGATGTACGTTTTTACTGGGCACCAGCAACCGATTGGAGTGTTGGAGGTAATCCTACATTTACGGCAGATTATGCAGTAGGCGAGTGGGTTTATAGTTCCCAAATTGTGGAGTTTGCCGAGGCTGGTCCTACAACAATTAGTATTAGAGCAAATAATCAAAATAATCCACAAGAACTTAAGTTTTATATGGATAACTTAACTTTAATCGAAGCCAATTTAAGGCCTTAA
- a CDS encoding RagB/SusD family nutrient uptake outer membrane protein: protein MKNKIKTYIILPVLSVFLLAGCTEDFLDQSNPNTITTDTFWKSSTQFQSALVTAYGALQFQHISGGGLVYDMIMGDIGGTESWYRPFAFRNLTFNDGTYYVTDKWNELYIGIFRTNQILQNLETTEASFGVGERESIAAQAHFLRAFFYFQVAHTYGGAVIHTKVAETKEDFAKPFSSIEDVTNAIIIPDLQYAEAHLPRNWSSGDLGRITVGAAKSMLGKVYLFDENYTEAARLFKEVIDSGVYSLVPDIMDNFTDENEFNSESIFEVAYNSEVNPGANGEIVDDNVNETGAEATTISRAFGQLSFGGYNTLLPSYYLHELYTSDEVDVSNSINNGNLHSKRMSASIAPINAETDYYLLPVGERGGWAFGQSAYIKKYSNWYHLKQEDANSRSGINFRHIRLADVYLMYAEAVLESSGNVAEAVRYIDMVRARAGVITLQKYMDENGGQFPQLHISKQVHGNQPLVSATKETVMTHIRRVERPLELAFEGHRWKDLVRWGIVKEVFDDLRADEVWRQNNQDILEISGNGVAPLFIKERVRPDFNLSSVNYQPAAHDFLPIPVQEQQTNPEINN from the coding sequence ATGAAAAATAAAATAAAAACATATATTATACTACCTGTTTTAAGCGTCTTTTTGCTAGCAGGTTGTACCGAAGATTTTCTAGACCAAAGTAATCCAAATACGATAACAACAGATACGTTTTGGAAATCCTCTACGCAATTTCAATCCGCTTTGGTAACCGCTTATGGTGCGTTACAATTTCAACACATTAGTGGTGGTGGTTTGGTTTACGATATGATTATGGGAGATATAGGAGGTACCGAATCTTGGTATCGTCCGTTTGCTTTCAGAAACTTAACATTTAACGATGGTACCTATTATGTAACCGATAAATGGAACGAATTGTATATTGGTATTTTTAGAACAAACCAAATATTACAAAATTTAGAAACTACCGAAGCTTCATTTGGTGTTGGAGAAAGAGAGAGTATTGCAGCACAAGCACACTTTTTAAGAGCTTTCTTTTATTTTCAAGTAGCCCATACCTATGGCGGTGCAGTAATTCATACCAAGGTTGCAGAAACTAAAGAAGATTTCGCTAAGCCATTTAGTTCTATAGAAGACGTAACAAATGCTATTATAATTCCAGATTTGCAATATGCAGAAGCGCATTTGCCAAGAAATTGGTCGTCTGGAGATTTAGGTCGTATTACTGTAGGTGCAGCGAAAAGTATGCTTGGAAAAGTATATTTATTCGATGAAAATTATACAGAAGCAGCCCGTTTGTTTAAAGAAGTTATCGATTCTGGTGTGTATAGTTTGGTACCAGATATAATGGATAATTTTACAGATGAAAATGAATTTAACTCAGAATCTATTTTTGAGGTTGCTTACAATTCTGAAGTAAATCCAGGTGCAAATGGAGAAATTGTAGACGATAATGTAAATGAAACCGGTGCGGAGGCCACAACAATTTCTAGAGCTTTCGGACAATTAAGTTTTGGCGGATATAATACGTTACTACCGTCTTATTATTTACATGAATTGTATACCAGCGACGAAGTAGACGTTTCAAATTCAATCAATAATGGAAATTTACATTCTAAGAGAATGTCGGCTTCTATAGCACCTATCAATGCAGAAACAGATTATTATTTACTTCCTGTAGGTGAACGTGGCGGATGGGCTTTCGGGCAAAGTGCCTATATAAAGAAGTATTCAAACTGGTATCATTTAAAACAAGAAGATGCTAACAGTCGTTCAGGTATAAATTTCCGTCATATTCGTTTAGCCGATGTATATTTAATGTATGCCGAAGCGGTTTTAGAAAGTTCAGGAAACGTTGCCGAGGCTGTTAGATATATCGATATGGTTCGTGCTCGTGCAGGCGTTATAACTCTTCAAAAATATATGGATGAAAATGGAGGTCAATTTCCACAGTTACATATAAGTAAGCAAGTACATGGTAATCAGCCTTTAGTATCAGCAACTAAAGAAACGGTTATGACACACATCAGACGAGTGGAACGTCCGTTAGAATTGGCTTTCGAAGGTCACCGTTGGAAAGATTTAGTACGTTGGGGGATAGTAAAAGAAGTTTTCGATGATTTACGTGCAGACGAAGTTTGGAGACAAAACAATCAAGATATTTTAGAAATATCTGGGAATGGTGTTGCACCATTATTTATTAAAGAACGTGTAAGACCAGATTTTAATCTTTCAAGTGTAAATTACCAACCTGCAGCACACGATTTCTTACCAATTCCAGTGCAAGAGCAACAGACTAACCCTGAGATTAACAACTAA